A portion of the Geoalkalibacter ferrihydriticus DSM 17813 genome contains these proteins:
- a CDS encoding 2-isopropylmalate synthase, whose translation MSSERIIKIFDTTLRDGEQSPGASMNMDEKLRIAHQLEKLNVDAIEAGFPIASDGDFEAVKKVAQTIKGPQIAGLCRANNMDIDRAWEALKYAKERGRIHTFIATSDIHMKYKLKMSEQQVLDIAVKAVQRAKGYTHNVEFSAEDAVRTRLPFLAKVVQAVIEAGATTVNIPDTVGYTIPSEFFEIISYLRGNVPNIDQATISVHCHNDLGLAVANSLAAIQAGAGQIECTINGIGERAGNCSLEEVVMTLRTRQDVLPYKTNVVTEHIYPTSRMLSTITGIVVQPNKAIVGANAFAHEAGIHQHGVIMEKSTYEIMTPESIGLNQSKLVLGKHSGRHAFKQRLEEMGYDLNKEDVEKAFVRFKSLADAKKEIFDEDLDAIIADEIVRMPEKYKLLQMNVSSGSFAAPTATVEMDVAGKVKKVAVMGVGPVDAAFKAIKKLTGSKAQLLAFNVGGITGGTDAQGECSVRLLADGRETIGQGAHPDIIVASARAYVNALNRLASTLERKSPQI comes from the coding sequence ATGAGCAGCGAACGTATTATCAAAATTTTCGATACCACCTTGCGTGATGGAGAGCAGTCACCCGGCGCCAGCATGAACATGGACGAAAAGCTGCGCATCGCCCATCAACTCGAAAAGCTCAATGTCGATGCCATCGAGGCCGGTTTCCCCATCGCTTCTGACGGGGATTTCGAAGCGGTTAAAAAAGTTGCGCAGACCATCAAGGGACCACAGATCGCCGGACTGTGTCGCGCCAACAACATGGATATCGATCGCGCCTGGGAGGCGCTCAAGTACGCCAAAGAGCGTGGGCGCATCCACACCTTCATCGCCACCAGCGATATTCATATGAAGTACAAGCTCAAGATGAGCGAGCAGCAGGTGCTGGACATCGCTGTGAAAGCCGTGCAGCGTGCCAAGGGCTATACCCACAATGTGGAATTCAGCGCCGAGGACGCAGTACGCACCCGTTTGCCCTTTCTCGCCAAGGTGGTACAGGCAGTGATCGAAGCCGGCGCCACTACGGTGAATATTCCCGACACCGTGGGCTATACCATCCCGTCGGAATTTTTCGAAATTATCAGTTACCTGCGGGGCAATGTGCCCAATATCGATCAGGCCACCATTTCCGTGCACTGCCATAACGACCTGGGGCTGGCCGTGGCCAACAGCCTGGCGGCCATTCAGGCGGGTGCCGGGCAGATCGAGTGCACCATCAACGGGATCGGCGAACGTGCCGGCAACTGCTCTCTGGAAGAGGTGGTGATGACTTTGCGCACCCGCCAGGACGTGCTGCCGTACAAGACCAACGTCGTTACCGAACACATTTACCCAACCAGTCGCATGCTCTCAACGATTACCGGTATTGTCGTGCAGCCCAATAAGGCGATTGTCGGTGCCAACGCCTTCGCCCATGAGGCCGGAATTCACCAGCACGGCGTGATCATGGAGAAATCCACCTACGAAATCATGACTCCCGAGTCCATCGGCCTCAACCAGAGCAAGCTGGTTCTCGGCAAACACTCCGGACGCCATGCCTTTAAGCAGCGCCTGGAGGAAATGGGCTATGATCTGAACAAAGAAGACGTTGAAAAGGCTTTCGTGCGCTTTAAATCGCTGGCCGATGCCAAGAAGGAAATCTTCGACGAGGATCTCGATGCCATCATCGCCGACGAGATCGTGCGCATGCCTGAAAAATACAAGCTGTTGCAGATGAACGTATCTTCTGGCTCTTTTGCCGCGCCCACCGCCACGGTCGAGATGGATGTCGCCGGCAAGGTGAAAAAGGTCGCGGTCATGGGCGTGGGGCCGGTAGACGCTGCCTTCAAGGCGATCAAAAAACTCACCGGCAGCAAAGCCCAGTTGCTCGCTTTCAACGTCGGCGGCATCACCGGCGGAACCGACGCTCAGGGTGAATGCTCCGTGCGTCTGCTCGCCGATGGTCGCGAGACCATTGGCCAGGGCGCGCATCCTGATATCATCGTCGCCAGCGCTCGGGCATATGTAAACGCCCTGAATCGCCTGGCCTCGACCCTGGAGCGCAAAAGTCCGCAAATTTAA
- a CDS encoding universal stress protein encodes MKKSLKILVPIDFSKHSLETLRFALTLRDYFDPTFFLLYVVVDGEFEYFTQMSGTPREEQRRQMQAALSQLEQEAQRIREIVPDARVEATVLTGTPFKEICRYAEQQSVQLIVIGTHGRTGLSHLLIGSTAERVVQQASCPVLSVKPSIL; translated from the coding sequence ATGAAGAAAAGTTTAAAAATTCTCGTTCCCATTGATTTTTCAAAGCACAGCCTTGAGACCCTGAGGTTTGCTCTGACCTTGAGAGATTATTTCGATCCGACCTTCTTTCTTCTCTATGTGGTCGTCGATGGTGAATTTGAGTATTTCACCCAGATGTCAGGCACTCCGCGTGAAGAGCAACGCCGGCAGATGCAAGCGGCACTAAGTCAATTGGAACAGGAAGCGCAGCGCATTCGCGAGATAGTTCCCGATGCGCGCGTTGAAGCAACGGTGCTCACCGGCACGCCCTTTAAAGAAATCTGCCGCTACGCCGAGCAACAGAGCGTGCAGCTGATCGTCATCGGCACCCACGGCCGCACCGGGCTCTCTCATTTGCTCATCGGCAGTACCGCTGAGCGCGTGGTGCAACAAGCTTCCTGCCCGGTTCTCAGTGTTAAGCCTTCCATTCTCTGA
- the leuB gene encoding 3-isopropylmalate dehydrogenase: MSKSFKVAVLPGDGIGPEVMAEALQVLDAVEKKYAVRFERTFANVGGAGIDEEGKALPQTTVDICKGSDAILFGSVGGPKWESLPPDEQPERGALLPLRKIFGLYANLRPAIIFPALTGASSLKEEVIAGGFNVLVVRELTGGIYFSQPKGIEGQGRDRVGIDTMRYTVPEIERITHVAFQAARKRDKRVTSIDKANVLSSSILWREIVEGVAKEYPDVKLSHMYVDNAAMQLVRWPKQFDVILCENMFGDILSDEAAMLTGSLGMLPSASLAQGSFGMYEPSGGSAPDIAGQGIANPIAQILSASMMLRYSFAMVEAADAIDGAVEAVLNQGLRTGDIFQDRPGERRVNTKEMGEAIVAAL; this comes from the coding sequence ATGTCCAAGTCATTTAAAGTTGCGGTACTGCCTGGTGACGGCATTGGTCCCGAAGTCATGGCCGAGGCCCTGCAGGTGCTTGATGCCGTTGAGAAAAAGTACGCTGTGCGCTTCGAGCGGACCTTCGCCAACGTCGGCGGCGCCGGCATCGATGAGGAGGGCAAGGCCCTGCCGCAGACCACCGTGGATATTTGCAAGGGCTCCGATGCCATTCTTTTCGGGTCCGTGGGCGGCCCCAAGTGGGAGAGCCTGCCCCCCGACGAGCAACCCGAGCGCGGCGCGCTTCTTCCTCTGCGCAAGATTTTCGGTTTATATGCCAATCTGCGTCCGGCTATTATTTTCCCGGCGTTGACCGGCGCTTCGAGTCTTAAGGAAGAGGTCATCGCCGGTGGTTTCAACGTTCTGGTGGTGCGCGAACTGACCGGCGGCATCTATTTCTCCCAGCCCAAGGGGATTGAAGGACAGGGGCGCGATCGCGTCGGCATCGACACCATGCGCTACACCGTGCCTGAAATCGAGCGTATCACCCATGTTGCATTCCAGGCAGCACGCAAGCGCGACAAGCGCGTGACCTCCATCGACAAGGCCAACGTGCTCTCGTCCTCCATCCTGTGGCGTGAAATCGTCGAAGGCGTGGCCAAAGAGTATCCCGACGTCAAACTCAGCCATATGTACGTTGACAATGCCGCCATGCAGTTGGTGCGCTGGCCCAAGCAGTTCGACGTCATTCTCTGCGAAAACATGTTCGGTGATATCCTGTCGGATGAGGCGGCCATGCTCACCGGCTCCCTGGGCATGTTGCCCTCGGCCTCTCTGGCGCAAGGCAGCTTCGGCATGTACGAGCCTTCCGGTGGCAGCGCCCCGGATATCGCCGGGCAGGGCATCGCCAATCCCATCGCCCAGATCCTTTCAGCGTCCATGATGCTGCGTTATTCCTTTGCCATGGTCGAGGCGGCCGACGCTATCGATGGCGCGGTGGAAGCGGTTCTCAATCAGGGCTTGCGCACCGGCGACATTTTTCAGGATCGTCCCGGTGAGAGGCGTGTCAACACCAAGGAGATGGGCGAAGCGATTGTCGCAGCGCTTTAA
- the rpsI gene encoding 30S ribosomal protein S9, giving the protein MAQETFNATGKRKTSVARVRMMPGQGRIMVNNRTLDEYFGRETSKMVVMQPLELTQKVGQFDIFVNVFGGGPSGQAGAIKHGITKALLAVDAELRGTLKKAGFITRDSRIKERKKYGLRGARRSFQFSKR; this is encoded by the coding sequence ATGGCTCAGGAAACCTTTAATGCCACAGGCAAAAGAAAAACCTCCGTGGCCCGGGTACGCATGATGCCCGGTCAGGGCAGGATCATGGTCAACAATCGTACGCTGGACGAGTACTTTGGTCGTGAAACCTCCAAGATGGTGGTGATGCAGCCTCTGGAACTGACCCAGAAGGTTGGGCAGTTCGATATTTTCGTCAACGTATTCGGCGGTGGGCCTTCGGGTCAGGCCGGTGCCATCAAGCACGGCATCACCAAGGCGCTTCTCGCGGTCGATGCGGAACTGCGTGGAACCCTGAAAAAAGCCGGGTTCATAACTCGCGACAGTCGCATCAAGGAACGCAAAAAGTACGGTTTGCGTGGGGCGCGGCGCAGCTTCCAGTTCTCCAAACGTTAA
- a CDS encoding energy-coupling factor transporter transmembrane component T family protein: MRGLVTMPILDDLILGRFEPGESLLHRFDAPLKLILMPVLVICSFAVTRPAALTALSALALILAACSGYPWRTWWRGLLVFRWLFLFTLLLHLCFSPGRTLFGVAFLSFDGLLQGLRVIWQLSLAVVFSSLLTLTTSPARIARAFITLAAPLQKLRLPVARAGEFILLTLHFLPLLREELIVARTVGAGQPAGVAASVRRLRENLGPLLLRLVDRAEEMALALAQGHALPAIVDPAPKRSLSSWLNWTLFGAAMLVPVFLIGLRLWPTSA; this comes from the coding sequence TTGCGCGGTCTTGTGACGATGCCCATTCTTGACGACTTGATTCTTGGGCGGTTTGAGCCCGGCGAATCATTGCTTCATCGCTTTGACGCTCCGTTGAAGCTGATCCTGATGCCGGTTCTGGTGATTTGCTCCTTTGCCGTCACCCGGCCTGCGGCTTTGACGGCATTGAGTGCCCTGGCGCTGATTCTTGCCGCGTGCAGCGGTTATCCCTGGCGCACCTGGTGGCGCGGATTGTTGGTTTTTCGCTGGCTGTTTCTCTTTACCTTGTTGCTGCATCTGTGTTTTTCTCCCGGGCGAACTTTGTTCGGCGTCGCATTCCTCTCGTTTGATGGGTTGCTCCAGGGTCTTCGGGTCATCTGGCAGCTAAGTTTGGCCGTGGTATTTTCTTCCTTGCTCACCCTGACGACTTCTCCTGCGCGAATCGCCCGGGCTTTTATCACCTTGGCGGCGCCTTTGCAGAAGTTGCGCCTGCCGGTGGCGCGAGCGGGTGAATTCATCCTTTTGACCTTGCATTTTCTCCCATTGCTCCGTGAGGAGCTGATTGTGGCGCGCACGGTCGGTGCCGGCCAGCCTGCCGGTGTCGCTGCAAGTGTGCGACGTTTGCGTGAAAATCTCGGGCCCTTATTGTTGCGCCTGGTGGACAGGGCTGAGGAGATGGCCCTGGCTCTGGCCCAGGGCCACGCCCTTCCTGCTATTGTCGACCCCGCCCCCAAGCGGAGTCTGTCATCCTGGCTGAACTGGACTCTTTTCGGCGCGGCTATGCTGGTGCCGGTTTTCCTGATTGGCTTACGTCTATGGCCAACATCCGCTTAG
- the leuD gene encoding 3-isopropylmalate dehydratase small subunit, translated as MKKTFGGPAIYLDRSDINTDEIIPAKYLTEVTKEALKPYILEDLKLDGFDPKGEKLKNARVLITRENFGCGSSREHAPWVFEVNGIHTIIAQSYARIFRQNTFNGGMLAIELPKADIDQLFALDQEGEVEIAVDLDNQTLKARAGGREEVIRFDISPFDKALVEAGGWVEFADARY; from the coding sequence ATGAAAAAGACTTTCGGCGGCCCGGCGATTTATCTCGACCGCTCCGACATCAATACCGATGAAATCATTCCTGCCAAATACCTGACGGAAGTGACCAAAGAGGCGCTCAAGCCCTATATCCTCGAAGATCTCAAACTGGACGGCTTTGATCCCAAGGGTGAGAAGCTGAAAAATGCCCGGGTTCTGATTACCCGTGAGAATTTCGGCTGCGGCTCGTCCCGCGAGCATGCCCCCTGGGTGTTTGAAGTCAACGGCATCCACACCATCATCGCGCAGAGTTACGCGCGCATTTTCCGCCAGAACACCTTCAATGGCGGCATGCTCGCCATTGAGTTGCCCAAGGCCGACATCGATCAGCTTTTTGCCCTCGATCAAGAGGGTGAAGTGGAAATTGCCGTCGATCTTGATAATCAGACGCTCAAGGCGCGTGCTGGTGGGCGCGAAGAGGTTATCCGTTTTGACATCAGTCCGTTCGACAAGGCCCTGGTTGAGGCGGGAGGATGGGTGGAGTTCGCCGACGCGCGTTATTGA
- the rplM gene encoding 50S ribosomal protein L13 — MSTRVVSNSQVEKSWYVIDVEGKVLGRAATEVARILRGKHKAIYAPSVDTGDFVIILNADKIRLTGNKMADKMYYRHSGYPGGIKSINAEKLLATKPEELIKKAVKGMLPKNKLGRQMFKKLKVYTGVDHPHQAQQPKELTF; from the coding sequence ATGAGCACCCGAGTCGTTTCAAATTCACAAGTCGAAAAGAGCTGGTACGTCATTGATGTCGAGGGCAAGGTTCTCGGCCGTGCCGCCACCGAAGTCGCCCGTATTCTGCGCGGCAAACACAAAGCGATCTACGCCCCGAGTGTCGATACGGGTGATTTCGTTATTATCCTCAACGCCGATAAGATTCGCCTGACCGGCAACAAGATGGCCGATAAGATGTATTATCGGCACTCCGGTTATCCAGGGGGCATCAAGTCGATCAACGCGGAAAAACTGCTGGCGACCAAGCCGGAAGAGTTGATCAAGAAAGCTGTCAAGGGCATGCTGCCGAAAAACAAACTTGGTCGGCAAATGTTCAAGAAGCTCAAGGTCTACACCGGTGTTGATCATCCGCATCAGGCTCAGCAGCCTAAAGAATTGACTTTTTAA
- the truA gene encoding tRNA pseudouridine(38-40) synthase TruA: MANIRLVLEFDGSNYAGWQRQPNGLAVQQVVEEGLGRLLGASVTLISSGRTDAGVHARGMVANFHTERILPLAAYREGLNGLLPPDIAVQEATLVADDFHARFDARGKWYRYCLCLNPVRSPLNARYSWQLRANLDVAAMTAAAADLVGVHDFQAFRTSGCAARTTTREIFSIDLLAAEKLLYIDVRGSGFLRNMVRVMSGTLVEIGLGKRPVNDVKRLLLQDQGQAGRTAPPQGLCLMEVWY, from the coding sequence ATGGCCAACATCCGCTTAGTCTTGGAGTTTGACGGGAGCAATTACGCAGGCTGGCAGCGCCAACCCAACGGGCTTGCCGTTCAGCAGGTTGTGGAAGAGGGGCTCGGCCGGCTTCTCGGCGCGTCCGTGACCCTGATATCTTCGGGGCGCACCGACGCCGGGGTGCATGCCCGCGGCATGGTGGCCAACTTTCACACGGAACGCATTCTGCCTCTGGCCGCTTACCGCGAGGGACTCAACGGCCTGCTCCCGCCGGATATTGCGGTGCAGGAAGCGACCCTGGTGGCCGACGATTTCCATGCCCGCTTCGATGCCCGCGGCAAATGGTATCGCTACTGCCTGTGTCTCAATCCCGTGCGCTCTCCACTCAATGCGCGCTATAGCTGGCAATTGCGGGCGAATCTCGACGTTGCGGCAATGACTGCCGCGGCAGCCGATCTGGTGGGGGTTCACGATTTTCAGGCGTTTCGCACCTCAGGCTGTGCGGCGCGGACGACCACGCGGGAAATATTCTCCATTGATCTGCTTGCCGCCGAAAAGTTGCTTTATATCGATGTGCGCGGCAGCGGATTTTTGCGCAACATGGTTCGCGTTATGTCGGGCACCCTCGTGGAAATTGGTCTAGGTAAGAGGCCTGTGAACGATGTCAAACGTCTTTTGCTTCAGGACCAGGGTCAGGCCGGCCGCACCGCTCCGCCCCAGGGACTGTGCCTGATGGAGGTCTGGTACTGA
- the argC gene encoding N-acetyl-gamma-glutamyl-phosphate reductase codes for MVNVAIVGASGYTGVELVRLLHAHPSVEITCVTSRQSVGEELAAVFPSLFGRIAHVCDDVDVDLVCAKSDVVFTALPHQTAMAVVPAFLRAGKRVIDLSADYRLRDVSVYEQWYQAHTSPELLSEAVYGLPELYREKIATARLVANPGCYPTSVALALKPLLQQGLVDVSTLVVDAKSGASGAGRSAKLGSLFCEVNEGFKAYGVAGHRHTPEIEQTLSDVAGTPVRLTFTPHLLPINRGILSTCYAQFAAALSIGDLRDIYQQQYGDEPFVRVLPEGVWPNVAFVRGSNFCDINLTLDPRTGRVIVIAAIDNLVKGAAGQAVQNMNLMLGINERQGLEQLPLFP; via the coding sequence ATGGTCAATGTGGCGATTGTCGGTGCCAGTGGTTATACGGGTGTGGAGTTGGTGAGATTGCTTCATGCTCACCCGTCGGTGGAAATTACCTGTGTAACCTCAAGGCAGAGCGTCGGCGAAGAGTTGGCTGCGGTCTTTCCATCCCTGTTTGGACGAATTGCGCACGTTTGCGACGATGTCGACGTTGATCTGGTCTGCGCCAAGTCCGATGTCGTTTTCACCGCCTTGCCCCACCAGACCGCCATGGCCGTGGTCCCCGCGTTTCTTCGGGCGGGTAAGCGGGTCATCGATCTCTCCGCCGACTATCGGCTGCGCGATGTCTCGGTTTATGAGCAATGGTATCAGGCGCATACCAGCCCGGAGTTGCTGAGTGAAGCCGTTTATGGTCTTCCCGAACTCTACCGGGAGAAAATCGCCACAGCCCGCCTGGTGGCCAACCCGGGCTGTTATCCCACCAGCGTGGCGCTCGCCCTTAAACCCTTGCTCCAGCAGGGCTTGGTCGATGTCTCGACCCTGGTGGTTGATGCAAAATCCGGAGCCAGTGGCGCTGGGCGTTCGGCCAAGCTCGGCAGTCTTTTCTGTGAGGTCAATGAAGGTTTTAAGGCTTACGGCGTTGCCGGGCACCGACACACGCCGGAAATCGAACAGACCCTCAGTGACGTGGCCGGCACTCCGGTACGCCTGACCTTCACGCCCCATTTGTTGCCGATCAATCGCGGAATTCTTTCAACCTGCTACGCACAATTCGCCGCGGCGCTTTCGATTGGGGATCTGCGCGATATTTACCAGCAGCAATACGGCGACGAACCTTTCGTGCGGGTTCTTCCCGAAGGTGTTTGGCCCAATGTCGCTTTTGTGCGCGGCAGCAATTTCTGCGACATCAACCTGACACTTGACCCCCGCACCGGGCGGGTCATCGTCATTGCGGCCATCGATAATCTGGTCAAGGGAGCCGCCGGGCAAGCCGTCCAGAACATGAATCTGATGCTCGGCATCAATGAACGACAGGGTTTGGAGCAATTGCCGCTGTTTCCCTGA
- a CDS encoding 3-isopropylmalate dehydratase large subunit: MGKTIAEKIFDAHLRDEPFPGTCVLDLDRVLCHEITTPVAIADLEARGKDRVFDNTKIKAVIDHVTPAKDSKTALQGKMLRDWAHRHAIKDFFDVGHNGVCHALFPEKGYIRPGFTVIMGDSHTCTHGAFGAFAAGVGTTDLEVGILKGVCAFRKPNSIRVNLTGTLAPGVYAKDVILFVIGSIGVNGATDRVIEFRGNIVDEMSMEARMTLSNMAIEAGGTSGICLPDMTTVDYLWPFIQSDYASKEAACEDFRRWHSDADATYEKILDFDVSDLEPMVTYGYKPDCVKPVGEMAGGRVDQVYIGTCTNGRIEDLRVAAQVLKGKKIAEHVRGIVSPATPKIFKDALHEGIIDIFMEAGFCVTNPTCGACLGMSNGVLAEGEVCASTSNRNFNGRMGKGGMVHLMSPATAAATAIAGVIADARKI, from the coding sequence ATGGGAAAGACTATCGCCGAAAAGATTTTCGACGCGCACCTGCGGGACGAGCCGTTTCCGGGAACCTGCGTGCTCGACCTCGACCGGGTCCTCTGCCATGAAATCACCACGCCCGTGGCTATCGCCGACCTTGAAGCGCGCGGCAAGGACCGGGTGTTCGACAACACCAAGATCAAGGCCGTTATCGATCATGTGACGCCCGCCAAGGACAGCAAAACCGCTCTGCAAGGCAAGATGCTGCGTGACTGGGCCCATCGGCATGCGATTAAGGATTTTTTCGATGTTGGGCACAACGGTGTCTGTCATGCCCTGTTTCCGGAAAAGGGCTATATTCGCCCCGGTTTCACCGTCATCATGGGCGATAGTCATACCTGTACCCACGGAGCCTTCGGCGCTTTCGCTGCCGGTGTCGGCACCACCGATCTGGAAGTCGGCATTCTCAAGGGGGTGTGCGCCTTTCGCAAACCCAATTCCATTCGCGTGAATCTGACCGGCACCCTGGCGCCGGGCGTCTACGCAAAAGATGTGATTCTTTTCGTTATTGGCAGCATCGGGGTCAACGGCGCCACCGACCGCGTCATCGAGTTTCGTGGCAATATCGTCGATGAAATGTCCATGGAAGCGCGCATGACTTTGAGCAACATGGCCATTGAGGCCGGCGGTACCAGTGGCATCTGTCTGCCCGACATGACCACCGTGGATTATCTGTGGCCTTTTATTCAGAGTGATTATGCGAGCAAGGAAGCGGCGTGCGAGGACTTTCGTCGCTGGCACTCCGACGCGGATGCGACCTACGAAAAAATCCTCGACTTTGACGTGTCAGATCTTGAGCCCATGGTGACTTACGGCTATAAACCCGACTGCGTCAAACCGGTGGGCGAAATGGCCGGAGGTCGGGTCGATCAGGTGTATATCGGCACTTGCACCAACGGTCGCATTGAAGACTTGCGGGTCGCGGCTCAGGTGCTCAAGGGCAAAAAAATTGCCGAGCATGTGCGTGGCATCGTCTCGCCCGCCACGCCTAAAATTTTCAAGGATGCCCTGCATGAAGGGATTATCGATATCTTCATGGAGGCGGGTTTCTGCGTCACGAATCCGACCTGTGGCGCCTGCCTGGGCATGAGCAACGGGGTCTTGGCCGAAGGTGAAGTCTGTGCCTCGACCAGTAACCGCAATTTCAACGGGCGTATGGGCAAGGGCGGCATGGTGCACCTGATGAGTCCGGCGACCGCTGCGGCCACGGCCATTGCCGGGGTGATTGCCGACGCGCGCAAAATTTAG
- a CDS encoding aspartate-semialdehyde dehydrogenase, protein MLKTFKVAIVGATGAVGTEILQILGERNFPVAELRLLASERSEGNFLEFQGEQILVERLTADSFAGIDIAIFCAGDVRSKEYCLAASAAGAVCIDDSNAWRTDPEVPLVVSEVNSQDIAGFRAKGIVANPSGSTIALALALKPLHDFAKIRRVVVSTYQSVSASGLRAVEELRVQTGELLNGRPAVNQVYPHQIAFNCLPHIDGFLDNGCTREEMALVQETRKILGMPSLGISATAVRVPVFYGDSETVNIETEAKISAAQARELLSAAPGLRIDDESEQNIYPLAIDAAGQDLVLVGRIREDQSLENGLNLWVVADNLRKGATNVVRIAEILAADYL, encoded by the coding sequence ATGCTCAAAACTTTCAAGGTCGCTATTGTCGGCGCCACCGGCGCGGTCGGCACTGAAATTCTCCAGATTCTGGGCGAACGCAACTTTCCCGTGGCGGAGTTAAGACTGCTGGCCAGTGAGCGCTCAGAGGGCAATTTCCTGGAATTCCAAGGCGAACAGATTCTGGTCGAAAGACTGACCGCAGATTCTTTTGCAGGAATTGATATCGCCATATTCTGTGCTGGCGATGTTCGCAGCAAGGAGTACTGCCTCGCTGCGAGCGCCGCCGGCGCGGTTTGTATCGACGATTCCAATGCCTGGCGTACGGATCCCGAGGTCCCCCTGGTGGTGTCCGAGGTTAATTCGCAGGATATTGCCGGGTTCAGAGCCAAGGGCATTGTCGCCAATCCGAGCGGCTCCACCATCGCGTTGGCTTTGGCGCTTAAGCCGCTGCACGATTTTGCCAAAATCCGCCGAGTCGTGGTTTCGACCTATCAGTCCGTATCGGCAAGCGGGCTCAGGGCCGTTGAAGAACTACGGGTGCAGACGGGTGAACTGCTCAATGGCCGACCGGCTGTCAACCAGGTTTATCCGCATCAGATCGCCTTCAACTGTTTGCCTCACATCGATGGCTTTCTGGATAATGGTTGCACTCGCGAAGAGATGGCGTTGGTGCAGGAAACCCGCAAGATTCTGGGTATGCCCTCCCTGGGGATCTCTGCGACCGCAGTGCGCGTGCCGGTGTTTTACGGCGACAGTGAAACCGTCAATATCGAGACAGAAGCAAAGATCAGCGCCGCGCAGGCGCGGGAGTTGCTGAGCGCGGCACCCGGGTTGCGGATTGACGACGAGTCGGAGCAAAATATCTATCCCCTCGCGATAGACGCCGCCGGGCAGGATCTGGTACTGGTTGGGCGTATCCGCGAGGACCAATCCCTTGAAAACGGACTCAACTTATGGGTGGTCGCCGACAATCTGCGCAAAGGCGCCACCAATGTGGTGCGGATCGCCGAGATTCTGGCTGCTGACTATCTCTGA